gtcactcgctcgacccacatgacactgttataaagaaagctaacagtaagaagccgatagctaaccggcaggatctgacatcacggtcgaaggccgtgaacacgacttttaaaGAAGTTAAACAGGtccctagtgtaatcatctggaacttggaagaatcgaaagacaccgatcccgctaagagacatgcacacgacctgcagttagtgggatctctcatcagaaatatactgcccgatgaggtcccaggggtacatatctcgaaagtcatcagactcggtaaatatgttggaggcgaaacccaacagagaaggatccttaaattagtactcggtaattttgaggaaagggacCTAGTACTAAATAACGCACAcaaaactcgtgactcaaacattcgtattcgacctgactggccacttgaggatcggattaagtggaagaatgccctaacagagttaaaaactcgaaagctaaacggtgaagcgaaccttacgattaagggttttcgggtagtcaggtcttggaagccaatgcttccgagacctgtgtgggtagaacgtatgtctccaaaaacacctgcccgtagtcttcggaataagatgtctgagctaagtttgatggtagacgaacTAAATCctgatataattgttatcaccgaaacttggttcactgtagatatagactgttctcccaccatttcaggctacatctgtatcagaagtgatagagttagaagtcgcaagggaggaggcataatattatatgttagggaccacttccgcataaactcgatcatatcggagacgcatgtaagtggtacgtgtgaggtagtatgttgtacaaatAGGTCTAGAGACCGGTTAGTGactataggaggaatatatcgtaatccgtgttgtctcgctgacgactttatcctaagacacatctgttcttggagtaaggcagaatgttgtctcatcgttggagacttcaatgcaccccatatcaactggatagagctcacagctccaggtgggggtttcgacagcgtccttctgtcatcaattattcaatgtgcacttgtacaatgtatcgttaagccgacgcatatagacttggaacataatccgtcattgatagaccttgtcctcacacaccactgtgaagatgtcgtcgacattcaacaccttgccccactggtgaatagtgaccatgtcgtactttcctttaagttccggatacatggtatagaatttgcatctgctccaccccgtcctaatatctggagagctaatattccggtaatcagggactatgctatctcggTTGACTGGTctgtcgatgctgatggatcgactgatgatgcatggaataggtttaagtctacgttcgagtccgtaactcaaccgtttatcccatggtcagcaagtaagctatcatattgccctccatggattaataaggaaacccggaagctgttgaagcgtaggaaacacttctgggacttattcttgtcaacaggtcaggcatcatttaagtgcgaatatgaAAAAATccagaatatatgtaaaaagaccatagctaaatcccgcatgGCTTatgaacgacagttggcatacgatagctgtacctgtccgaagcgactgttttcgtacgttaaaaggcggacgaaacgtaatgatggtatcccctcattactgttaagcgaaaattcagctttattggctgaatctgatctggcgaaagcggagacatttgctaactatttcagtgaagtctactctacgtgtagtgatacaactacttgtcccgttgacaatgagatacgagccataggacctttacacgtgaccGAGGATATTGTCCTTCCATTgctaactaacctaaaaccttgtaagataccgggccccgatgggttacatccacgtttgctgtcatcgcttgcgaACATTATCtgaagaccgctcacgatgctcttcaacatgtccctttcacaggctcaactacctggagactggaaagacgccatagttagtcctatatttaaggatggtcagagacggatcgtatctaactaccggcctgttagcctgaccagtatagtagttaagttacttgaaaaattaattcgggctaagctactgagtcacatagattcgtataatctgttaactcccgagcaacatgggtttcgtaacaagcgttcatgcttaactgacttactcattgcgagagggGATTGGACAGCTGCTCTAGACAACAgcctgtctgtcgacgtgatattcatagattttagcaaagcgtttcaTAAGGTTTAACACTTAGGTCgtatgcagaagctctcgagctttggaataacaggtgctatacaggaatggataggaagcttcctgtgtgaccgcagacagagagtgagggtcagTGGAACGCTacccgaatggaaaccggtcaaaagtggtataccccaaggcaccatcttaggccctttacttttccttctgtatattattgaactacctttattactcaagtcgtcgacattattgtttgcggatgatgttaaaatttggagaacaataagaaatgagactgaccgttgttatctgcaagcagatttagacgaattagttaggtgggctcatgattggggcctggaagttaattccaggaagagcgtgttcatgcacatcgggcacgatattagtcgccactataccattaatggtacatctcttccacgcgttcaagagcacaaagacttaggagtaactataagtcacgacttgaaaactactgcgcactgcaatgcggttgcttccaaaggctatcgtgcACTATGGTCATTTCGCCGAGCATTTAAATTcttcgacgaggatatgtttcgaatttcaTATCCCacctgtatccaagcagctagcccttgtctgataaaggatactaaatcgcttgagcgtgtccagcgtgtagggacaaaattagtaaagggtctttctaaactcccttacgatgagcgtttaaaacgtctaaaccttttccccttatcttatcgtaggaccttatactggcatttcgtatctttaattatgatctgtgTGTTAATATGttttatctttttgctccctccagcactaataatctccgaggtcatagcaagaaggctctgaaaccgcgatctaataaactaaaggtggggtcccgtttttctcatcgagtggtcaatgactggaacgctttaccagaataagtggtatcagcaccatcagtgaacattttcaagaggaagctggaccttcactggaatgaaatctgtcaggattaacacaggtttgtcaacctactatccttattactgaagactgaagactattaaacaattattattaaacaataGTAGTTATTGGAGATTGTTTTAATTACTTTCCTTGGCGGTACACCGACCTCGTTATCTATAGGTGGTACTCAAGATGCCTGCAGGGAAACCTTCTGGTCTGAAGACTGCGCGCAAGCTCAGAGACCATCGCCGGACTCAGAGATGGTCAGATAAAGCATACAAAAAGCTCATATTGGAACAAGATGGAAAGCGAATCCCTTCAAGGGTGCCTCACACGCAAAGGGTGTTGTACTTGAAAAGGTGAGTCACATGGTTTAAGTCATTGTATTTCAGGTTGGTGTTGAAGCTAAACAACCGAATTCTGCCATTCGTAAATGTGTGAGAGTTCAGCTCTTAAAGAATGGGAAGAAAATCACTGCTTTCGTACCTAATGATGGCtgtttaaatttcattgaagaaAATGATGAAGTTCTAGTGTCTGGTTTCGGGCGAAAGGGGCACGCAGTCGGAGACATACCTGGTGTAAGATTCAAGATTGTTAAGGTTGCAGGTGTATCACTTAAAGCTTTGTACACACACAAGAGGGAAAGACCCAGGgcttagtatttttcataatatATTTTCGTTTTTGGATATGACTTGTTAATTATCAATACCATATTGACATTTTCTGTTGTGTAGTAGGATAGGTTTTTGCACCATCTGAAGTGCCTGGTGTCTGTACTTCACGTTCTCTAAGCCTCCTCCTATTCAGAATGCTAAATCGAACGATTATTTCCGCGTCCGTCAGTTTGACCGCTTGTAAATGAATACTGTCTCTTGGTACTGAAAGTAGCTGCGTCGCGGTGCTGTGAGGGTATATCTTGCCATTCATGAATTAGTTTGAtagtcatagcaagaaggttctgaaaccgcgatctaataaactaaaggtggggtcccgtttttctcatcgagtggtcaatgactggaacgctttaccagaataagtggtatcagcaccatcagtgaacattttcaagaggaagctggaccttcactggaatgaaatctgtcaggattaacacaggtttatcaacctactatccttattactgaagactggacaacatggtttcagaaaaggtttaCGTTGCAAAACAAAGTTCTTTGTGGCAAAAGAACAATGGATAAAGGCTCCAGGCAATGGAAAATCAGTGGATGTTTTCTGCATAGACTTCATCGAAGAGTTTGACAAGGTGCCAACAAATAGACTGCTATTGAAGCTGGAAAATCTTGGCATTGCCAGACCTCTCATAAAATGGCTTAAGGAATTCCTAGTAGGTCatggaaagaaaaaaaggagaatTCGAAGCGCTACACCTGGGGATCAGTACTCGGTGGAGTACCCCAAGATTCTGTCCTAGGTCCTTTACTTTTTGTGCTGTATGTATCAACGAagtgtagtgacctgcttttctcaaCGAGAAGACAATTAGAATAaaggaaacaattattattataaccagttGTACCAGTGATTATTTTATCGTACTCTTTGTTgcttaactgtatcaaagtcacttttcgttcggtcgtccaccttgtttggttcgaacatTCTCACGCTCTGCCCTTATTGTCGGTATTCTTTCggtaccacgagatcgccaataaatatactctatctggaccagttacagtcttctggtttgcgagttatcaaagggaccaagtcaGTTTCGGacacgtaatcttattgtagtggtgatcacagTCAATCAAGACTCAACGCCATCTACAGACtcattaactccaacgtgtctGGAGGTTCTGGGCCTCAACAAGCACCGTCATAAAGAATAGATCTCTATCGGGCCCCTGAAAACgtttcaagaaaggaagaacaaaaagaaagaaattaacaacagtcaaacaAGAATAGAGAAGGTAAAGGCATAGGCTAAATACacagaaacaaacaagcaagtgaaggaGAGCATCAGATCCGACAAGCAGAAACATGTGGAAGAACTAGAAACGACAGTGAAAGAaactgcaagagaaggaaatatgaaacaaccatatgGTACAATGAAGAGACCAGCAGGTAAATATGATAATTCAGAGAGATCGATCAAGGGCAAacaaggaaagacaatcactgtgattcaagaacagaggaacagatgggtagaatacttcaagGAACTGTTGAATAAATCAGCTCCAATGAATTCACCGGACACTGAAGCAGAACGCACAGAACTTCCTACATATGTCACTCCAacaagtcagacatagaagtaactgcaagtatgcttcaccttctattcaagaagatttgagaGCAAGAACAAGTGTGGATAAAAAGACTGTGAAGAAGGACACCGCATCACTACCAAAGGAAGgggatctgagcaaatgtgaggacCACAGAGGTATCACACCACTATGGGCACGCTGAAAACGTTTTAAAAGAGTGTcgttgaaccggatgaaagattcagtagacgtccaacttccagatcaacaggctggattccgtaaggatcggtcgtgcacagaccaaactGCGACACTATGAATtgtcgttgaacaatcagttgagtggaactcgtcactgtacatcaacttcattgactatgagaaggcgcttgacagtgtggataggataacattatggaaacttcttcgacactgtgCAGTTCCTCAGAAAATCGTTAAGATTATccagaattcatacgacgggcCACAGTGCAGAGTCGTGTATGCag
This genomic interval from Schistosoma mansoni strain Puerto Rico chromosome W, complete genome contains the following:
- a CDS encoding putative 30s ribosomal protein S12 family member; this translates as MPAGKPSGLKTARKLRDHRRTQRWSDKAYKKLILEQDGKRIPSRVGVEAKQPNSAIRKCVRVQLLKNGKKITAFVPNDGCLNFIEENDEVLVSGFGRKGHAVGDIPGVRFKIVKVAGVSLKALYTHKRERPRA